A region of the Pseudomonadota bacterium genome:
AGCTCGCGACGTTCATGAGCCGGCTCGACGCCCTGGGCCTGTCGTGCCTTTGCGCAGGGTTTCCGGGCACCTGGCCACCCGAGCAGCTTGGCAACGGGGTCTTCATCAGCGGCTGGGATGCACCCGTTGCGTTCGAGGCGGACCGATCGTTCGTGTGGCCCCCGGAGCTCTACGGCGAGCTCAAGCGCGAGCACGGTGCGCTGCGGTTTGACGATGTCGATGAGTTCGCCGCGGGGCACGAGGCTTGGCACGAGCGGCTGCCTGCCGCGCTGGTGCGGCGCGTGCGACGAAAGACCGAGCTTGGCTTGTGGCTGCTCGAGCGACGCAGCTGGGATGTGTTCGCGTTCTATTTCGGTGAGAGCGACAC
Encoded here:
- a CDS encoding alkaline phosphatase family protein — its product is MSARNLIIGLDGADLDLVRALGSRRLPALHALLERGVCAALRSVQPPATLPNWTTFLTGADPGAHGVFDFTVRSGYRVRFSAGCVRELATFMSRLDALGLSCLCAGFPGTWPPEQLGNGVFISGWDAPVAFEADRSFVWPPELYGELKREHGALRFDDVDEFAAGHEAWHERLPAALVRRVRRKTELGLWLLERRSWDVFAFYFGESDT